From Coffea arabica cultivar ET-39 chromosome 2e, Coffea Arabica ET-39 HiFi, whole genome shotgun sequence, the proteins below share one genomic window:
- the LOC113731669 gene encoding tobamovirus multiplication protein 1-like isoform X2: MLKSNSFVSGEAKDYYSGGGGGELIDLFDWWNEIQESEKWQRGVYYTLSASYALVSLVALVQLIRIQLRVPEYGWTTQKVFHLMNFIVTGLRAVLFGFYRNVFTIRTKALELILLELPDSLHGCEPTQASYWLYFFINLLQARSLPVDKFRPTYYIINGLIYLLQVCIWIYARVSQTTTAVQVARLFFSVLSFSAALGFLIYGGRLFIMLRRFPIQSRGRQKKLQEVGYVTCICCACFLIRCVMDALSAFDEDVDVDVLDHPVLNLFYYMMVEIVPSAIVLFILRKLPPRRVSDQYQSIR, from the exons ATGCTGAAATCCAACAGCTTTGTGTCTGGAGAGGCAAAGGATTATTATagcggaggaggaggaggagaactAATTGACCTTTTTGATTGGTGGAATGAAATTCAAGAGTCGGAAAAATGGCAGCGGGGAGTATATTACACTCTTTCTGCGTCTTATGCATTGGTTTCCTTGGTTGCACTG GTGCAACTTATTCGCATTCAGTTAAGAGTACCTGAATATGGTTGGACAACACAAAAGGTTTTTCACCTGATGAATTTTATTGTGACAGGAT TGAGAGCCGTCCTGTTTGGATTTTACAGAAACGTGTTTACCATCAGAACGAAG GCACTTGAATTGATACTTTTGGAACTTCCAG ATTCTTTACATGGTTGTGAACCTACTCAAGCAAGTTACTGGCTGTACTTCTTTATTAATTTGCTTCAGGCAAGAAGTCTTCCCGTTGATAAGTTTCGACCCACATACTATATAATTAATGGTCTTATCTACCTTCTCCAG GTGTGCATCTGGATCTATGCAAGAGTCAGCCAGACGACAACTGCAGTTCAAGTTGCTCGGCTCTTTTTTTCAG TTCTCTCTTTTTCTGCTGCTCTGGGATTTTTGATATATGGCGGAAG GTTATTCATCATGCTGAGACGCTTTCCCATACAATCTCGAGGCCGTCAAAAGAAACTGCAGGAG GTTGGATACGTGACATGCATTTGCTGCGCTTGTTTCTTGATAAGATGCGTTATG GATGCTCTTTCTGCCTTTGACGAGGATGTTGATGTTGATGTCCTGGACCATCCGGTCCTCAACCTTTTCTATTACATG ATGGTGGAAATTGTGCCATCTGCAATAGTGCTTTTTATCCTACGGAAGTTACCTCCAAGACGTGTATCGGATCAGTATCAATCTATCCGCTAA
- the LOC113731669 gene encoding tobamovirus multiplication protein 1-like isoform X1, protein MLKSNSFVSGEAKDYYSGGGGGELIDLFDWWNEIQESEKWQRGVYYTLSASYALVSLVALVQLIRIQLRVPEYGWTTQKVFHLMNFIVTGLRAVLFGFYRNVFTIRTKALELILLELPGTFATDSLHGCEPTQASYWLYFFINLLQARSLPVDKFRPTYYIINGLIYLLQVCIWIYARVSQTTTAVQVARLFFSVLSFSAALGFLIYGGRLFIMLRRFPIQSRGRQKKLQEVGYVTCICCACFLIRCVMDALSAFDEDVDVDVLDHPVLNLFYYMMVEIVPSAIVLFILRKLPPRRVSDQYQSIR, encoded by the exons ATGCTGAAATCCAACAGCTTTGTGTCTGGAGAGGCAAAGGATTATTATagcggaggaggaggaggagaactAATTGACCTTTTTGATTGGTGGAATGAAATTCAAGAGTCGGAAAAATGGCAGCGGGGAGTATATTACACTCTTTCTGCGTCTTATGCATTGGTTTCCTTGGTTGCACTG GTGCAACTTATTCGCATTCAGTTAAGAGTACCTGAATATGGTTGGACAACACAAAAGGTTTTTCACCTGATGAATTTTATTGTGACAGGAT TGAGAGCCGTCCTGTTTGGATTTTACAGAAACGTGTTTACCATCAGAACGAAG GCACTTGAATTGATACTTTTGGAACTTCCAG GTACTTTTGCAACAGATTCTTTACATGGTTGTGAACCTACTCAAGCAAGTTACTGGCTGTACTTCTTTATTAATTTGCTTCAGGCAAGAAGTCTTCCCGTTGATAAGTTTCGACCCACATACTATATAATTAATGGTCTTATCTACCTTCTCCAG GTGTGCATCTGGATCTATGCAAGAGTCAGCCAGACGACAACTGCAGTTCAAGTTGCTCGGCTCTTTTTTTCAG TTCTCTCTTTTTCTGCTGCTCTGGGATTTTTGATATATGGCGGAAG GTTATTCATCATGCTGAGACGCTTTCCCATACAATCTCGAGGCCGTCAAAAGAAACTGCAGGAG GTTGGATACGTGACATGCATTTGCTGCGCTTGTTTCTTGATAAGATGCGTTATG GATGCTCTTTCTGCCTTTGACGAGGATGTTGATGTTGATGTCCTGGACCATCCGGTCCTCAACCTTTTCTATTACATG ATGGTGGAAATTGTGCCATCTGCAATAGTGCTTTTTATCCTACGGAAGTTACCTCCAAGACGTGTATCGGATCAGTATCAATCTATCCGCTAA
- the LOC113731669 gene encoding tobamovirus multiplication protein 1-like isoform X4: MLKSNSFVSGEAKDYYSGGGGGELIDLFDWWNEIQESEKWQRGVYYTLSASYALVSLVALVQLIRIQLRVPEYGWTTQKVFHLMNFIVTGLRAVLFGFYRNVFTIRTKALELILLELPGLLFFSTYTLLVLFWAEIYYQVCIWIYARVSQTTTAVQVARLFFSVLSFSAALGFLIYGGRLFIMLRRFPIQSRGRQKKLQEVGYVTCICCACFLIRCVMDALSAFDEDVDVDVLDHPVLNLFYYMMVEIVPSAIVLFILRKLPPRRVSDQYQSIR, from the exons ATGCTGAAATCCAACAGCTTTGTGTCTGGAGAGGCAAAGGATTATTATagcggaggaggaggaggagaactAATTGACCTTTTTGATTGGTGGAATGAAATTCAAGAGTCGGAAAAATGGCAGCGGGGAGTATATTACACTCTTTCTGCGTCTTATGCATTGGTTTCCTTGGTTGCACTG GTGCAACTTATTCGCATTCAGTTAAGAGTACCTGAATATGGTTGGACAACACAAAAGGTTTTTCACCTGATGAATTTTATTGTGACAGGAT TGAGAGCCGTCCTGTTTGGATTTTACAGAAACGTGTTTACCATCAGAACGAAG GCACTTGAATTGATACTTTTGGAACTTCCAGGTCTGCTGTTTTTCTCAACATATACATTACTTGTTCTGTTCTGGGCTGAAATATACTATCAG GTGTGCATCTGGATCTATGCAAGAGTCAGCCAGACGACAACTGCAGTTCAAGTTGCTCGGCTCTTTTTTTCAG TTCTCTCTTTTTCTGCTGCTCTGGGATTTTTGATATATGGCGGAAG GTTATTCATCATGCTGAGACGCTTTCCCATACAATCTCGAGGCCGTCAAAAGAAACTGCAGGAG GTTGGATACGTGACATGCATTTGCTGCGCTTGTTTCTTGATAAGATGCGTTATG GATGCTCTTTCTGCCTTTGACGAGGATGTTGATGTTGATGTCCTGGACCATCCGGTCCTCAACCTTTTCTATTACATG ATGGTGGAAATTGTGCCATCTGCAATAGTGCTTTTTATCCTACGGAAGTTACCTCCAAGACGTGTATCGGATCAGTATCAATCTATCCGCTAA
- the LOC113731669 gene encoding tobamovirus multiplication protein 1-like isoform X5 — MLKSNSFVSGEAKDYYSGGGGGELIDLFDWWNEIQESEKWQRGVYYTLSASYALVSLVALVQLIRIQLRVPEYGWTTQKVFHLMNFIVTGLRAVLFGFYRNVFTIRTKVCCFSQHIHYLFCSGLKYTIRCASGSMQESARRQLQFKLLGSFFQVSIYFLFSSSLFFCCSGIFDIWRKVGYVTCICCACFLIRCVMDALSAFDEDVDVDVLDHPVLNLFYYMMVEIVPSAIVLFILRKLPPRRVSDQYQSIR, encoded by the exons ATGCTGAAATCCAACAGCTTTGTGTCTGGAGAGGCAAAGGATTATTATagcggaggaggaggaggagaactAATTGACCTTTTTGATTGGTGGAATGAAATTCAAGAGTCGGAAAAATGGCAGCGGGGAGTATATTACACTCTTTCTGCGTCTTATGCATTGGTTTCCTTGGTTGCACTG GTGCAACTTATTCGCATTCAGTTAAGAGTACCTGAATATGGTTGGACAACACAAAAGGTTTTTCACCTGATGAATTTTATTGTGACAGGAT TGAGAGCCGTCCTGTTTGGATTTTACAGAAACGTGTTTACCATCAGAACGAAG GTCTGCTGTTTTTCTCAACATATACATTACTTGTTCTGTTCTGGGCTGAAATATACTATCAG GTGTGCATCTGGATCTATGCAAGAGTCAGCCAGACGACAACTGCAGTTCAAGTTGCTCGGCTCTTTTTTTCAGGTGagtatatattttcttttttccag TTCTCTCTTTTTCTGCTGCTCTGGGATTTTTGATATATGGCGGAAG GTTGGATACGTGACATGCATTTGCTGCGCTTGTTTCTTGATAAGATGCGTTATG GATGCTCTTTCTGCCTTTGACGAGGATGTTGATGTTGATGTCCTGGACCATCCGGTCCTCAACCTTTTCTATTACATG ATGGTGGAAATTGTGCCATCTGCAATAGTGCTTTTTATCCTACGGAAGTTACCTCCAAGACGTGTATCGGATCAGTATCAATCTATCCGCTAA
- the LOC113731669 gene encoding tobamovirus multiplication protein 1-like isoform X3: MLKSNSFVSGEAKDYYSGGGGGELIDLFDWWNEIQESEKWQRGVYYTLSASYALVSLVALVQLIRIQLRVPEYGWTTQKVFHLMNFIVTGLRAVLFGFYRNVFTIRTKALELILLELPGLLFFSTYTLLVLFWAEIYYQARSLPVDKFRPTYYIINGLIYLLQVCIWIYARVSQTTTAVQVARLFFSVLSFSAALGFLIYGGRLFIMLRRFPIQSRGRQKKLQEVGYVTCICCACFLIRCVMDALSAFDEDVDVDVLDHPVLNLFYYMMVEIVPSAIVLFILRKLPPRRVSDQYQSIR; this comes from the exons ATGCTGAAATCCAACAGCTTTGTGTCTGGAGAGGCAAAGGATTATTATagcggaggaggaggaggagaactAATTGACCTTTTTGATTGGTGGAATGAAATTCAAGAGTCGGAAAAATGGCAGCGGGGAGTATATTACACTCTTTCTGCGTCTTATGCATTGGTTTCCTTGGTTGCACTG GTGCAACTTATTCGCATTCAGTTAAGAGTACCTGAATATGGTTGGACAACACAAAAGGTTTTTCACCTGATGAATTTTATTGTGACAGGAT TGAGAGCCGTCCTGTTTGGATTTTACAGAAACGTGTTTACCATCAGAACGAAG GCACTTGAATTGATACTTTTGGAACTTCCAGGTCTGCTGTTTTTCTCAACATATACATTACTTGTTCTGTTCTGGGCTGAAATATACTATCAG GCAAGAAGTCTTCCCGTTGATAAGTTTCGACCCACATACTATATAATTAATGGTCTTATCTACCTTCTCCAG GTGTGCATCTGGATCTATGCAAGAGTCAGCCAGACGACAACTGCAGTTCAAGTTGCTCGGCTCTTTTTTTCAG TTCTCTCTTTTTCTGCTGCTCTGGGATTTTTGATATATGGCGGAAG GTTATTCATCATGCTGAGACGCTTTCCCATACAATCTCGAGGCCGTCAAAAGAAACTGCAGGAG GTTGGATACGTGACATGCATTTGCTGCGCTTGTTTCTTGATAAGATGCGTTATG GATGCTCTTTCTGCCTTTGACGAGGATGTTGATGTTGATGTCCTGGACCATCCGGTCCTCAACCTTTTCTATTACATG ATGGTGGAAATTGTGCCATCTGCAATAGTGCTTTTTATCCTACGGAAGTTACCTCCAAGACGTGTATCGGATCAGTATCAATCTATCCGCTAA
- the LOC113728721 gene encoding probable protein phosphatase 2C 9: MDNFCCFSSQAGGRSSCGSGKGRSQLGPVKYGFSLVKGRANHPMEDYHVAKFVQIQGRELGLFAIFDGHLGDSVPAYLQKHLFSNILKEVCPYSLHCWLVYHMIIVDYSLSVLHEVHGDVARVNGQLAVSRAFGDKNLKSHLRSDPDVTNASIEAETDVLILASDGLWKVMSNQEAVDIARKIKDPQKGAKQLVMEALHRESKDDISCIVVRFMG; encoded by the exons ATGGATAACTTTTGCTGCTTCAGTTCCCAG GCTGGAGGACGCTCTTCATGTGGCTCTGGCAAGGGAAGAAGTCAGCTGGGTCCTGTCAAATATGGGTTTAGCCTGGTAAAGGGGAGAGCAAATCATCCTATGGAAGATTACCATGTTGCTAAATTTGTTCAGATTCAAGGACGAGAGCTTGGACTCTTTGCTATTTTTGATGGGCATTTGGGTGACAGCGTACCTGCCTATTTACAGAAGCATTTGTTTTCTAATATCTTAAAGGAGGTTTGTCCGTATTCACTGCACTGTTGGCTTGTCTATCATATGATTATTGTGGACTATTCTCTTTCTGTTTTGCATGAAGTTCACG GGGATGTTGCACGAGTGAACGGTCAACTGGCTGTATCCCGTGCTTTTGGAGACAAGAACCTGAAATCACACCTCCGATCAGATCCTGATGTCACAAATGCCAGCATTGAGGCAGAGACAGATGTACTCATCCTTGCAAGTGATGGTCTATGGAAG GTGATGTCTAATCAGGAGGCAGTTGACATTGCACGGAAGATAAAGGACCCACAGAAGGGAGCAAAACAACTAGTGATGGAAGCATTACATAGAGAAAGCAAAGATGATATCTCCTGCATTGTTGTGCGATTTATGGGGTGA